ATTTCGTTTGAAGATATGGTATTTGGAAAACCGCATAATGATAGTGAGGCTATGAGAATGCTTAATATTCTGAATGGCAGGTCTCATTATGTAATAACCGGATTTACCATTATTGATACTGGAAAGCAGCAACAGGCTTCACGGTCAGTTGTTACAAAGGTATATTTCAGGATGATGACAAAGGTTGAGATAAAGACCTACGTCAGAACAGGGGAGCCGCTGGATAAGGCCGGCGCCTATGCTATCCAGGGACTCGGGGCTGCTATAGTAAAAAAGATCGAAGGAGATTATAATAATGTCGTGGGGCT
This DNA window, taken from Nitrospirota bacterium, encodes the following:
- the maf gene encoding septum formation protein Maf, which produces MYRKRRIILASASPRRKELLERAGLKFEVDASDYEEDLSLGMPARRLARYLSCEQAKAVAVKYKNAIIIAADTIISFEDMVFGKPHNDSEAMRMLNILNGRSHYVITGFTIIDTGKQQQASRSVVTKVYFRMMTKVEIKTYVRTGEPLDKAGAYAIQGLGAAIVKKIEGDYNNVVGLPVDLLIKELRRFGVCR